One region of Litorilinea aerophila genomic DNA includes:
- a CDS encoding glycosyltransferase translates to MRVLITGQSYHPAFNGQAVFTVNLAEGLAARGHEVMVVASSDCKRPYCQTRNGVQIRRLGAISLSRWHRDAALTPFPDRALGKILREFRPHIVHIQDHYPISRSAVRLARLQGIKTLGTNHFMPQNLKPYLGWLAQVGGDALDWLLWHWMLHLYNQLDFVTAPSRTAVAILQRVGLTTPAFPVSCGVDVEFFRPLPHLDPLAWRRHFQLAPDRTVFLYVGRVDGEKRLDILLHACQRLQDTPIQLAIAGRGAAQDELQRLAQKLGLGDRVRFLGFVPQEELPALLNSVDIFAMPSDAELLSIATLEAMACGRPVLAARGQALPELITEGVNGLLFRPGDPADAARQMARLVQMRDAWAQMGQANRTKAEFHHVGKTVEIYEQIYGSLVSDMPSPYVSARRPSRPIFPRKVQELLTQFRH, encoded by the coding sequence ATGCGTGTATTGATTACCGGCCAGAGCTATCACCCAGCCTTCAACGGACAGGCTGTTTTCACCGTCAACCTGGCGGAAGGGCTGGCGGCCCGGGGCCATGAGGTGATGGTTGTGGCCAGCTCAGACTGCAAGCGCCCCTATTGTCAGACACGCAACGGCGTCCAGATCCGGCGGTTGGGGGCCATCTCCTTGAGCCGCTGGCATCGGGATGCAGCCCTCACCCCATTCCCCGATCGGGCCTTGGGCAAGATCCTGCGGGAATTCCGCCCCCACATCGTTCACATCCAGGACCACTACCCCATCAGCCGCAGCGCCGTTCGCCTGGCCCGGCTGCAGGGCATCAAGACCCTTGGAACCAACCACTTCATGCCCCAGAACCTGAAACCGTACCTGGGCTGGCTGGCCCAGGTCGGCGGCGACGCGCTGGACTGGCTCCTCTGGCACTGGATGCTGCACCTGTACAACCAGCTCGATTTTGTGACGGCGCCCTCCCGCACGGCGGTGGCCATCCTCCAACGGGTAGGGTTGACCACGCCGGCCTTTCCCGTCTCCTGTGGGGTGGACGTGGAGTTCTTCCGCCCCCTGCCCCACCTGGATCCCCTGGCCTGGCGCCGCCATTTTCAACTCGCCCCCGACCGCACCGTTTTCCTCTATGTGGGGCGGGTGGATGGTGAAAAGCGCCTGGATATTTTGCTCCACGCCTGCCAGAGGCTGCAGGACACACCGATCCAACTGGCCATCGCCGGCCGGGGAGCCGCGCAGGACGAGCTCCAGCGTCTGGCCCAGAAACTCGGGCTGGGCGACCGGGTCCGTTTTCTGGGTTTCGTCCCCCAGGAAGAACTCCCGGCCCTCCTCAACAGCGTGGATATCTTCGCCATGCCCAGCGACGCGGAACTGCTCAGCATCGCCACCCTGGAGGCCATGGCCTGCGGCCGGCCGGTGCTGGCCGCCCGGGGCCAGGCCCTGCCCGAGCTCATCACCGAGGGGGTCAACGGCCTCCTCTTCCGGCCCGGCGACCCGGCCGACGCCGCCCGACAGATGGCGCGCCTGGTGCAGATGCGGGACGCCTGGGCGCAGATGGGGCAGGCCAACCGTACCAAGGCGGAATTCCACCATGTGGGGAAGACGGTGGAGATCTATGAACAGATCTACGGGAGCCTGGTCTCGGACATGCCGTCGCCGTATGTGTCCGCCCGGCGGCCGAGCCGCCCCATCTTCCCCCGCAAGGTCCAGGAGCTGCTCACCCAGTTCCGCCATTAA
- a CDS encoding DedA family protein, which yields MIRSTLQNGALPDLGAWTYVLLALLVAVEGPIATLLGAAAASAGFMRLDLVFLAAAAGNLTADILWYGLGYLGTVERLYRHGRWLGIQKRHIDRLVQGMHDHATKLVLMAKLTAGFMIPTLIAAGLARVSWRKWFLPIVVGEMIWTGALTWLGYHATQSLQRIEANLETFGWIASLVFVAVALWYIRHTLTQRTRAELENETEQKDETEEDGAEEQRTPTFKEG from the coding sequence TTGATCCGTTCAACACTGCAGAATGGCGCCCTGCCCGACCTGGGCGCATGGACGTATGTCTTGCTGGCTCTGTTGGTTGCGGTGGAAGGCCCCATCGCCACCCTGTTGGGTGCAGCGGCTGCCTCCGCCGGCTTCATGCGGCTGGATCTGGTCTTCCTGGCGGCCGCGGCGGGCAACCTGACCGCCGACATCCTGTGGTATGGGCTGGGATACCTGGGCACCGTGGAGCGGCTCTACCGCCATGGCCGCTGGCTGGGCATTCAAAAGCGCCATATCGACCGGCTGGTCCAGGGAATGCACGATCACGCCACCAAGCTGGTGTTGATGGCCAAACTGACTGCCGGGTTCATGATCCCGACCCTGATCGCCGCCGGCCTGGCCCGGGTCTCCTGGCGCAAGTGGTTCCTGCCCATCGTGGTAGGCGAGATGATCTGGACCGGCGCGCTGACTTGGCTGGGCTACCATGCCACCCAGTCCCTCCAGCGCATCGAGGCCAACCTGGAGACCTTTGGCTGGATCGCGTCCCTGGTCTTTGTTGCAGTCGCCCTGTGGTACATCCGCCACACGCTGACCCAACGCACCCGGGCTGAACTGGAAAACGAAACCGAACAGAAAGACGAAACAGAAGAAGATGGGGCCGAAGAACAACGAACTCCCACATTCAAGGAAGGATAA
- a CDS encoding Gfo/Idh/MocA family protein: MSESTALPRIRVGVIGVGQIGKRHLQNYSGIEGAEVVAIADINEAEAKRVGALFGIPNVYTDFRQLLARDDIDAVDVCLHNNFHMPVTVAALEAGKHVFCEKPMAGSYVDAARMLETAERTGRKLSIQIQNLFDRETKAAKALIDGGHLGRLYHARSTGHRRRGRPFVDGYGSPTFVQKQNAAGGALYDMGVYHISTILYLLGNPAVERISGKTYQELEMDEARRELSGYNVEELGLGFVRMADGITLDIIEAWAIQLDTIEGSSVVGTRGGVRLKPFGYFHTIGDLDLVSTADLDRFQFRLHTVRGHGDAYDGPQQHWIAALQGRVELLPTAQLALNTMLISEGIYLSNQLGREVTADEVREASVSTAVMV; the protein is encoded by the coding sequence ATGAGCGAAAGTACAGCGCTGCCCCGGATCCGGGTTGGGGTCATCGGCGTGGGCCAGATCGGCAAACGGCATCTGCAGAACTACAGCGGCATCGAAGGGGCGGAGGTGGTGGCCATCGCGGACATCAACGAGGCCGAAGCCAAACGGGTAGGTGCGCTCTTTGGCATCCCCAACGTCTACACCGACTTCCGCCAGCTTCTGGCGCGAGACGACATCGACGCGGTGGATGTCTGCCTCCACAACAACTTCCACATGCCCGTCACCGTGGCCGCGCTGGAGGCGGGCAAGCATGTCTTCTGCGAGAAACCCATGGCGGGCTCCTACGTGGACGCGGCCCGCATGCTGGAGACGGCCGAGCGCACCGGGCGCAAGCTCAGCATCCAGATCCAGAACCTCTTTGACAGGGAGACCAAGGCAGCCAAGGCCCTCATCGACGGCGGCCACCTGGGCCGGCTCTACCATGCCCGCTCCACCGGCCATCGGCGCCGGGGGCGCCCCTTTGTGGACGGCTACGGCAGCCCCACCTTCGTCCAGAAGCAGAACGCGGCCGGCGGCGCGCTCTATGACATGGGCGTCTATCACATCTCCACCATCCTCTACCTCCTGGGCAACCCTGCGGTGGAACGCATCTCGGGCAAGACCTACCAGGAACTGGAGATGGACGAAGCCCGGCGTGAACTTAGCGGCTACAACGTGGAGGAGCTGGGGCTGGGCTTTGTGCGCATGGCCGACGGTATCACCCTGGACATCATCGAAGCCTGGGCCATTCAGCTGGACACCATCGAGGGCTCCAGCGTGGTGGGGACTCGGGGCGGCGTGCGCCTGAAGCCCTTCGGCTACTTCCACACCATCGGCGACCTGGACCTGGTCTCCACCGCCGACCTGGACCGCTTCCAGTTCCGGCTGCACACGGTCCGGGGCCACGGCGACGCCTACGATGGGCCTCAGCAGCATTGGATCGCGGCCCTGCAGGGCCGGGTGGAGCTGCTGCCTACAGCCCAACTGGCCCTCAACACCATGCTCATCTCTGAAGGCATCTACCTGTCGAATCAGCTGGGCCGGGAGGTGACCGCCGATGAGGTGCGAGAGGCGTCGGTGTCCACCGCGGTGATGGTGTGA
- a CDS encoding universal stress protein: MISLPAAIPVRQTRRPLEMASRAHCVPSYFPERSPVMFKHILIPLDGSPLAECVLPHAVAFARTFGATCTLVHVLEITSNGEQGRCPDPLEWQMRRQEAKRYLEQVARRLDALQVQAVPLLCEGRAANCILDCAHREEADLILLSSHGYSGLSGWNLSSVAQKVIVRANTGVMLIRAYRTGSAELDTLAYRKILAPLDGSRRAECALAPASSLARHFQAELLLAHVVRKPEVPRRTPLSPEEQELVDRLVALNRQAAQEYLESLRSHMGAGTKIQTRLAVASGVATYLHELVESEQVDLVVMCAHGYSGETRWPFGSIAASFILHGTTPLLFVQDLPRDQEILTQAEQAAVEQAPADRSFGAQGERQAGGPALAGDILQHLEVLS; this comes from the coding sequence ATGATATCCCTCCCAGCGGCCATTCCAGTTCGCCAGACCAGGCGTCCTCTGGAAATGGCCTCGAGAGCGCACTGTGTCCCCAGTTATTTTCCCGAAAGGAGCCCTGTCATGTTCAAGCACATTCTTATCCCACTCGATGGGTCCCCCCTGGCGGAATGTGTCTTACCCCATGCAGTGGCATTTGCCCGTACCTTTGGCGCCACGTGTACCCTGGTACACGTGTTGGAAATCACCTCCAACGGCGAGCAAGGCCGTTGTCCAGATCCACTGGAATGGCAGATGCGTCGACAGGAAGCGAAGCGCTACCTGGAACAGGTGGCCAGACGGCTGGATGCCCTCCAGGTGCAGGCGGTTCCCCTCCTCTGTGAAGGGCGGGCAGCGAACTGTATTTTGGACTGTGCCCATCGGGAGGAGGCCGACCTCATCCTGTTGAGCAGCCATGGCTATAGCGGACTGAGCGGTTGGAACCTGAGCAGCGTGGCCCAGAAGGTGATCGTCCGGGCCAACACCGGCGTCATGCTGATCCGGGCCTATCGCACCGGTTCGGCGGAACTGGACACCCTGGCCTATCGCAAGATCCTGGCCCCGTTGGATGGCTCACGGCGGGCAGAATGTGCCCTGGCGCCAGCCTCTTCCCTGGCCCGCCACTTTCAGGCGGAGCTGCTCCTGGCCCACGTGGTACGGAAGCCGGAAGTGCCCCGACGGACGCCGCTATCGCCGGAAGAGCAGGAGCTGGTGGACCGGCTGGTGGCCCTCAACCGGCAGGCTGCCCAGGAGTACCTGGAAAGCCTGCGCAGCCACATGGGCGCAGGCACAAAGATCCAGACCCGGCTGGCCGTGGCGTCTGGCGTGGCCACCTACCTGCACGAGCTGGTGGAGTCGGAGCAGGTGGACCTGGTGGTGATGTGTGCCCACGGCTATTCGGGGGAAACCCGCTGGCCCTTCGGCAGCATCGCGGCCAGCTTCATCCTCCACGGCACCACCCCACTCCTCTTCGTCCAGGATCTGCCCCGGGACCAGGAAATCCTGACCCAGGCCGAGCAGGCCGCCGTGGAGCAGGCGCCGGCCGACCGCTCCTTTGGCGCTCAAGGCGAGCGCCAGGCAGGTGGCCCTGCCCTTGCCGGCGACATCCTGCAACATCTGGAAGTGCTGAGCTAA
- a CDS encoding glycosyltransferase family 39 protein: MDRWTWLALGVAVLGTGLRFLALGHKTLWLDEAFSLWMARQSLPDLVGWLIRIDQHPPLYYALLHGWMNLWGDSEAGVRSLSALCSGGSILFLYGAGRRLADARVGLMAATLLALAPFHVRYAQEARMYALLTLTAGAALYLLARFLQEPGRWRWGVGLAVAQAATMLTHNTAAAFFPLALNLGVLALWAVERRQPSATHLPGLDHPGFLRRWLGCQALALLLWSPWSWAFVEQARLVDQEFWILPPTLGTVWAAFRDFNVAHLGAPAGLPLAALGATVGGLLALYGLSRQRGGLGLLLASLFLVPALGELAVSLRRPIFSDRTLIWTALAYYLLVALGLGKLARAGRIRLAGAALAFLLALDLLGLGSYYLYFQKEEWDAAAAYVARESRPGDLLLFHASWVQLPFDYYLRRYHADPQAPLPERRGLPVDLFDRGVLEPKMSQADLPRLDRLVAGRERVWLIYSHEWYTDPERLTLQRLHEHFCLADKQTFVGLAVYRFEPCSP, from the coding sequence ATGGACCGCTGGACCTGGCTGGCCCTGGGGGTGGCCGTGCTGGGTACTGGCCTGCGCTTCCTGGCCTTGGGCCACAAGACCCTCTGGCTGGATGAAGCCTTCAGCCTCTGGATGGCCCGCCAGAGCCTGCCCGATCTGGTGGGCTGGCTCATCCGCATCGACCAACATCCCCCCCTGTACTACGCGCTGCTCCACGGCTGGATGAACCTGTGGGGGGACAGCGAAGCCGGGGTGCGCAGCCTGTCGGCCCTCTGCAGCGGGGGGAGCATCCTGTTCCTCTACGGGGCCGGTCGCCGCCTGGCCGATGCCCGGGTGGGGCTGATGGCAGCGACCCTGCTGGCGCTGGCGCCGTTCCACGTGCGCTACGCCCAGGAGGCCCGCATGTACGCCCTGCTCACCCTCACGGCCGGGGCCGCGCTCTACCTGCTGGCCCGCTTCCTCCAGGAGCCGGGGCGGTGGCGCTGGGGGGTGGGGCTGGCTGTGGCCCAGGCTGCGACCATGCTGACCCACAACACCGCGGCCGCCTTCTTTCCCCTGGCGCTCAATCTCGGCGTGCTGGCCCTGTGGGCCGTGGAGCGTCGCCAGCCGTCCGCTACCCACTTGCCCGGCCTGGATCATCCCGGGTTTCTAAGGCGCTGGCTGGGCTGCCAGGCCCTGGCCCTGCTCCTCTGGTCGCCGTGGAGCTGGGCCTTTGTGGAACAGGCGCGACTGGTGGACCAGGAATTCTGGATCCTGCCCCCCACCCTGGGCACCGTCTGGGCGGCCTTTCGGGACTTCAACGTGGCCCACCTGGGCGCTCCGGCGGGCTTGCCCCTGGCCGCCCTGGGCGCGACGGTGGGGGGGCTGCTGGCCCTGTACGGCCTGTCCAGGCAACGTGGTGGGCTGGGGCTGCTCCTGGCGAGCCTCTTCCTGGTGCCGGCCCTGGGCGAGCTGGCCGTCAGCCTGCGGCGCCCCATCTTCTCGGACCGCACCCTGATCTGGACCGCCCTGGCCTACTACCTGCTGGTGGCCCTGGGGCTGGGGAAGCTGGCCCGGGCAGGCCGAATCCGGCTGGCGGGCGCCGCGCTGGCCTTCCTCCTCGCCCTGGATCTGCTGGGGCTGGGCAGCTATTACCTCTATTTTCAGAAAGAAGAATGGGATGCCGCCGCGGCTTACGTGGCCCGGGAAAGCCGACCGGGCGATCTCCTCCTCTTCCACGCCAGCTGGGTCCAGCTCCCCTTCGACTACTACCTCCGGCGGTATCACGCTGACCCGCAGGCACCCCTGCCGGAGCGCCGGGGCCTGCCGGTGGATCTCTTCGACCGGGGCGTGTTGGAGCCCAAAATGAGTCAGGCGGATCTGCCCCGGCTGGATCGGCTGGTGGCCGGGCGGGAGCGGGTCTGGCTGATCTACTCCCATGAGTGGTACACCGATCCGGAACGCCTGACCCTGCAACGACTACACGAACACTTCTGCCTGGCGGACAAACAGACGTTCGTCGGTCTGGCCGTCTACCGCTTCGAACCGTGCTCCCCGTAA